The proteins below come from a single Campylobacter concisus genomic window:
- a CDS encoding 4-(cytidine 5'-diphospho)-2-C-methyl-D-erythritol kinase, with protein sequence MKSFAKINIFLKIVGTRGSYHEILSRFILCEQLFDEIYFEKSNSFTIECNNKEIKENIIQKAIDELKKAGFLNELDEFFSSHKIIINKQIPIGAGLGGGSSNAATFLLMVNDELNLNIKREKLMQIAANIGADVAFFVSGYKAANVSGIGEIIEEFDDEVPNLNIFTPNVFCSTPMVYQEFRSNFLQYIDVNVAKKMQNLKSKKLLEIYKNGELNDLFAPCFNLYPQMNEFRDKFLSGSGSSVFSVN encoded by the coding sequence ATGAAAAGCTTTGCAAAGATAAATATATTTTTAAAGATAGTTGGCACTAGAGGCAGCTACCACGAAATTTTATCGCGCTTTATCCTCTGTGAGCAGCTTTTTGATGAAATTTATTTTGAAAAGTCAAATTCTTTTACTATCGAATGCAACAACAAAGAGATAAAAGAAAACATCATCCAAAAAGCGATAGACGAGCTAAAAAAAGCTGGCTTTTTAAACGAGCTAGATGAGTTTTTTAGCTCTCATAAAATCATCATCAACAAACAAATCCCAATAGGTGCTGGTCTAGGAGGAGGCAGTTCAAACGCCGCCACCTTTTTACTTATGGTAAATGACGAGCTAAATTTAAATATAAAACGTGAAAAGCTAATGCAAATCGCTGCCAATATTGGCGCAGATGTAGCTTTTTTTGTGAGTGGCTACAAGGCAGCAAATGTGAGCGGCATAGGCGAGATCATAGAAGAATTTGACGATGAAGTACCAAATTTAAATATTTTCACACCAAATGTTTTTTGCTCTACACCTATGGTTTATCAAGAATTTAGAAGCAATTTCTTACAATATATAGACGTTAATGTTGCAAAAAAGATGCAAAATTTAAAGAGCAAAAAGCTACTTGAAATTTATAAAAATGGGGAGTTAAACGATCTTTTTGCGCCATGTTTTAACCTCTATCCACAGATGAATGAGTTTAGAGATAAATTTCTAAGTGGCAGTGGCAGTAGTGTATTTAGTGTAAATTAA
- the csrA gene encoding carbon storage regulator CsrA, producing MLILARKENEEILIGNDIKVVIVNISKNTVKLGIEAPRNTMILRSELANDIKNENIHATKTASEADIHELAKKIEK from the coding sequence ATGTTAATCCTAGCAAGAAAAGAAAATGAAGAAATTTTAATAGGAAATGACATAAAAGTTGTCATAGTAAATATTTCAAAAAATACTGTTAAACTCGGTATCGAAGCGCCACGAAACACAATGATACTAAGAAGCGAACTAGCAAACGATATCAAAAACGAAAATATCCATGCCACAAAAACTGCAAGTGAAGCCGATATTCATGAGCTAGCTAAAAAAATCGAGAAATGA